From the Sphingobacteruim zhuxiongii genome, the window GCCCCACCAGCAACGCAAGAACCCATAATTGCTGCTATTTGAGGAATACCCATCGCTGAGATCTTCGCATTGTTTCTAAAGATTCTACCAAAATGTTCTTTATCTGGAAATATTTCATCTTGCAGCGGTAGATAAACACCAGCGGAGTCTACTAAATAGATAATTGGTAGGTTATTTTCCATCGCAATTTCTTGGGCTCTTAGGTTTTTCTTACACGTTATTGGAAACCAAGCTCCAGCTTTTACGGTTGCATCATTTGATACAACAATACATAATCGGCCTTTGACATAACCGAGGACAACTACAACACCCGCGTTAGGACAGCCACCGTGTTCTTTATATTGACCCTCTCCTGCGAAGATGCCGATTTCAGTATAGGACGAATTTTCATCTAAAAGATAAATGATCCTTTCCCAGGCGGACATTTTACCCTTTTCACGTTGTTTTTGAATTTTATCTAAACCTCCACCTAACAGTAGATTTTCTTTTTTTCTGCGAAGTTCATGAATTAAAGCCTGCATATTGGTATTAAAATAATGTAAATTTATAATGGTTAAAAGAACTTTATTTTATAAATATCATAAAATATAATTTGTTTTTTATAATCTTTGTAAAAAAGATTGAAACCCAAATATAAACTAAAATAAAATAAAATTATGTTTCCAGTTAGTTCGGATGAGCAGTTAATGCTTGTCAAAGAGAGCGCTCGAAATTTTGCCCTCAATCATATTAAGCCCTTTGTTATGCAGTGGGATCAAGCGCAGACTTTCCCTGTTGACTTGTTTAAAAAATTAGGTGAGCATGGTTTCATGGGAATTTTGGTTCCTGAGCAGTACGGTGGTTCTGGTTTAAGCTATCAAGAATACATTAGTATACTTGATGAAATTTCAAAAGTATGTGGCTCTATTGGCCTATCAGTAGCAGCACATAACTCTTTATGTACAAATCATATTTTGTCTTTTGCAAATGAAGAGCAAAAGCAACGTTACCTACCGCGATTGGCAAGTGGGGAATGGATTGGTGCTTGGGGTTTAACGGAACCTGGATCTGGTTCTGATGCTGGCGGGATGAATACAACGGCAGTCGCAGATGGAGATTATTTTCTTTTAAATGGCGATAAAACCTTTATTACACATGCTATTAGTGGTGATGTTGCTGTCGTTATGGCACGCACAGGTGAAAAAGGTGATAAAAAAGGAATATCCGCATTTATTGTAGAGAAAGGAACTCCTGGATTTACCGCTGGAGCTAAAATGGATAAACTAGGGATGAGAGCCTCAGAAACAGGATCTTTATTCTTTGATAATTGTAGAATACACAAAAATCAGTTGATAGGAGAAGTTGGTGATGGATTTGTGCAGGCGCTAAAGTTATTAGATGGCGGTCGAATCTCTATTGCCGCTCTTTCCTTGGGGATTGCGAGAGGCGCTTATGAATGTGCCTTGAAATATGCTAATGAACGCGAACAATTTAATACCAAGATCTTTGATTTTCAAGCTGTTGGTTTTACCTTAGCAGATATGGCAACAAAGATTGAGGCTTCCGAGTTGTTGATTCGAAATGCTGGATCTTTAAAAGATCAGGGTAAAAAGGTTACTAAAGAAGGTGCGATGGCGAAGCTGTTCGCATCGGAAACAGCCGTTGAAGTTTCAAATGAGGGTGTACAGATATTGGGAGGATATGGTTTTACCAAAGATTTCCCTGCTGAGAAATACTTTAGAGATGCGAAATTATGTACGATTGGAGAAGGAACGAGTTCGATTCAACGGATGGTAATAGCAAGAGAAATTAAGAAAGATGTTGAATAATAATAATCCATTTGTAAGTTTGGTAGATTGTCCCCGTGATGCGATTCAGGGGATAAAGTATCCAATTGATACACAACGTAAAATCAATTATATAAATCTATTGATCAAAAGTAAGTTGTTTGATTGTATAGATTTTGGAAGTTTTGTGTCACCGAAAGCAGTACCACAAATGAGTGATACTAGAATGGTATTGGATGGATTAGAAAAAACTGACGATGTTAAGTTATTAGCTATTATAGCGAATGAACGAGGCGCGCAAACTGCTACTGAGCTTTCACAAATAGATTATCTAGGTTATCCTTTCTCGATATCGGAAACCTTTCAACAAAGAAATACAAACTCTAGTATCGAGGAGGCCTTCACTAACGTGCAAGGCATCCTCGATATTATACATGGTAAAAACAATCAGGAGTTAGTAGTATATATATCGATGGCTTTTGGAAATCCCTATGGAGACGATTGGAGCCTAGAGCTAGTGAGTGATTGGATAGGGTCCTTAAAAGAGATTGGTGTAGAACGATTCTCTATCGCTGATACGACTGGTGAAGCTACCCCATCTTCGGTTTCTAGTCTTTTTCGGAAATTAGCTAATGACTTCCCAGATAATAATTTCAGCGTACATTTACATAGTCAGGTAGAAAGTGCTTTGCTAAAAGTAGATGCTGCCTATGAGGCAGGTTGTAGGCAATTTGAAGGAGCTATTTTAGGTTATGGTGGCTGTCCTTTTGCAAAGGATGAATTGGTAGGAAATATTCCAACCGAATTATTAGTCGATCGGTTTCAAAAAGGGGCCTATAATCAAGTACAGTTATTAATGAACGGATTTCAAGACTTAATTCGCAATGAATTATAATTTTATAAAAACGAACAAAGAGGGATATGTCTTCACGTTAACATTGGATAGGGAGGCAAAGCGAAATGCATTTACTCCAACAATGGTAAATGAGATCGCGCATGCTTTAAGCAATGCGGAAGAAGACGAGCTTATAAAATTAGTTGTCATTCGAGCAAATGGTCCCATATTCTGTGCAGGGATGGATTTAAAAACCTATCAAGACCCAAGTCTTGATATTTTGAATACACAAATAGAGAATAAGCAGATTTCTCTTGGAGAAGTTTTTGATAAATTCAGTAAGCCAAGTATTGCGGTCGTTGAGGGTGATGTAATTGCTGGTGGTTTTTTATTCCTATTAGGTTGTACATACGTTTTTGCTAAGGAAAATCTTAATTTTAAGTTGCCAGAAGTTAACTTGGGAATCTTTCCATTTCAGGTTTTAGCAGGTTTATTACGCGTTATGCCCGAAAAGAAAGCACTTCAAATCTGTTTAAAAGCGGAAGCGTTTTCTACTGCTGAAGCAAAAGAATTTGGAATTGTAGATGAATACTTGTCCGATGAGCCATTAAACAAACTAATAGATTCATTTGCAGTTAAGAGTACTTATGCTTTACAAGCGGGATTCGAAGCAGTGAAAGCTATTCGTTTTATGGACGTTAGTGAACAATATAATTATCTTCTAAATAGCCTTAATAAACTTAGGGATAAAGATGAAGTGAAAAAGCAAATAGGAAACCAGTTTAAAAAAGATTAAGATACTTTCTTATTGATGAAGAAGTTATTATAACCTAATCCGACTTCTATATCCAATAGTTTTTGCTGTAACATTTCAAGCACAGCTAGGAAGTTATAAACGAACTGTACCTTATTTTCTGAGTTTTTAGCTATCGCAGAAAAATCTAATGTATTATTGAGTTCTATTAGCTCAGCTATTGCTTTTTTCTGTTGTTCAATAGTATACGGGTATTTAACTACGGTATGTTTTACCTCACGGATTCTATGGGTATAGTTGTACATCATCCGTTCGTATACCATCATTAATCGATAAAGGGTAAATGATGAGAGTTCCTCTTCTGTATTGCGGATAGACTTAGAAGAAATCTTGAGGTCATGTGTTATGTTTCCACGCTCATAATGCATCGAGCGGTTCTCTTCCAATACTTTAAACTCCTCAGATACTTCCTTAAATTGCTTATATAGCAATAGTTTTTGAACTAATTCCTTTTTTAGGTCAATTTCATTCTCATTTTCATCAAGCTCAGGACGAGGTAATAACATCTTAGCTTTGATACGCATCAAAGTCGATGCTACAAATATAAATTCACTAGCTAATTCAATATTTAGCGCCTGCATATGTTGTATGTAGGCTAGGAAATCATCCGTAATTTTTGAAATAGGGATATCGTGAATATTCAACTCATCTCGTTCAATAAAGAAAAGTAATAAGTCAAATGGCCCCTCGAATTGGGCTAACTTAATTTCGTAGTTCGTTGCCTCCATAGAATAATCAAAAATAAGGATTTAATCCTTAATCTTATTGATTTTTGAGGATTTGGAGAAACAATATCCTCGATAAAATTGTATATATATTCCACAGTTAAAAGAATAAATTGTTACTTTGTATCTTATTTTGAAATTTTTCAAGTTATGCAGGTAGAAGCAGGAGAGCTATTAAAGAAAATACAATTTCCAACAGATCTAAGGAATTTAAAAGAAGCTGATCTCGAGCAGGTTTGCAAAGAACTTAGACAATATATTGTTGATATTGTATCCGTTAATGGCGGACATTTTGCGGCAAGTTTAGGCGTTGTTGAATTAACGGTGGCTTTACACTATGCTTTAAATACTCCTT encodes:
- a CDS encoding acyl-CoA dehydrogenase family protein — encoded protein: MFPVSSDEQLMLVKESARNFALNHIKPFVMQWDQAQTFPVDLFKKLGEHGFMGILVPEQYGGSGLSYQEYISILDEISKVCGSIGLSVAAHNSLCTNHILSFANEEQKQRYLPRLASGEWIGAWGLTEPGSGSDAGGMNTTAVADGDYFLLNGDKTFITHAISGDVAVVMARTGEKGDKKGISAFIVEKGTPGFTAGAKMDKLGMRASETGSLFFDNCRIHKNQLIGEVGDGFVQALKLLDGGRISIAALSLGIARGAYECALKYANEREQFNTKIFDFQAVGFTLADMATKIEASELLIRNAGSLKDQGKKVTKEGAMAKLFASETAVEVSNEGVQILGGYGFTKDFPAEKYFRDAKLCTIGEGTSSIQRMVIAREIKKDVE
- a CDS encoding beta/alpha barrel domain-containing protein, encoding MLNNNNPFVSLVDCPRDAIQGIKYPIDTQRKINYINLLIKSKLFDCIDFGSFVSPKAVPQMSDTRMVLDGLEKTDDVKLLAIIANERGAQTATELSQIDYLGYPFSISETFQQRNTNSSIEEAFTNVQGILDIIHGKNNQELVVYISMAFGNPYGDDWSLELVSDWIGSLKEIGVERFSIADTTGEATPSSVSSLFRKLANDFPDNNFSVHLHSQVESALLKVDAAYEAGCRQFEGAILGYGGCPFAKDELVGNIPTELLVDRFQKGAYNQVQLLMNGFQDLIRNEL
- a CDS encoding enoyl-CoA hydratase/isomerase family protein; the protein is MNYNFIKTNKEGYVFTLTLDREAKRNAFTPTMVNEIAHALSNAEEDELIKLVVIRANGPIFCAGMDLKTYQDPSLDILNTQIENKQISLGEVFDKFSKPSIAVVEGDVIAGGFLFLLGCTYVFAKENLNFKLPEVNLGIFPFQVLAGLLRVMPEKKALQICLKAEAFSTAEAKEFGIVDEYLSDEPLNKLIDSFAVKSTYALQAGFEAVKAIRFMDVSEQYNYLLNSLNKLRDKDEVKKQIGNQFKKD
- a CDS encoding segregation and condensation protein A; this encodes MEATNYEIKLAQFEGPFDLLLFFIERDELNIHDIPISKITDDFLAYIQHMQALNIELASEFIFVASTLMRIKAKMLLPRPELDENENEIDLKKELVQKLLLYKQFKEVSEEFKVLEENRSMHYERGNITHDLKISSKSIRNTEEELSSFTLYRLMMVYERMMYNYTHRIREVKHTVVKYPYTIEQQKKAIAELIELNNTLDFSAIAKNSENKVQFVYNFLAVLEMLQQKLLDIEVGLGYNNFFINKKVS